The Halorientalis sp. IM1011 genome window below encodes:
- a CDS encoding enoyl-CoA hydratase/isomerase family protein: MSEESVLLDVEDGIATVTLNEPDTRNALTGDVAEGIVDAFDEIDDADARCVVVTGAGGSFSAGGDINAMLEGLQGEVAPYEKVQNINHTSEALTRVHECELPVIAKIDGTCFGAGANLAIACDVQIASESSRISFGFRQVGLAVDTGTSYFLPRVVGENKAQELVLTGEMLDAEDALDIGLFTQVYGDDEFEDEASEYVDRIATGPTIALKTSKRLIRQGLNSDLDQAMTNEAAGQAQVFETHDHEEGATAFMEGRDPDFQGR; this comes from the coding sequence ATGTCAGAGGAATCCGTGCTTCTCGACGTCGAGGACGGTATCGCGACGGTGACGCTGAACGAACCGGACACGCGCAACGCACTGACGGGCGACGTGGCCGAAGGGATCGTCGACGCGTTCGACGAGATCGACGACGCCGACGCCCGCTGTGTCGTCGTCACGGGTGCCGGCGGTTCCTTCTCCGCTGGCGGGGACATCAACGCTATGCTGGAGGGACTCCAGGGCGAGGTGGCCCCCTACGAGAAGGTCCAGAACATCAACCACACGTCGGAGGCGCTGACTCGCGTTCACGAGTGTGAACTGCCGGTCATCGCGAAGATCGACGGGACGTGTTTCGGCGCGGGTGCGAACCTGGCCATCGCGTGTGACGTTCAGATCGCCAGCGAGAGCTCCCGGATCAGCTTCGGGTTCCGGCAGGTCGGCCTGGCCGTCGACACCGGGACCTCCTACTTCCTCCCCCGGGTCGTCGGGGAGAACAAGGCACAGGAACTCGTCCTCACCGGGGAGATGCTCGACGCCGAGGACGCGCTCGATATCGGCCTGTTCACACAGGTCTACGGCGACGACGAGTTCGAGGACGAGGCTTCCGAGTACGTCGATCGGATCGCCACCGGCCCGACGATCGCCCTCAAGACCTCGAAGCGACTCATCCGGCAGGGACTCAACAGCGACCTCGATCAGGCGATGACCAACGAGGCCGCGGGCCAGGCGCAGGTCTTCGAAACGCACGACCACGAGGAGGGGGCCACGGCGTTTATGGAGGGTCGGGACCCCGACTTCCAGGGCCGGTAA
- a CDS encoding SDR family NAD(P)-dependent oxidoreductase: MHDEFDLSGRVAVVTGGSRGIGRAIAEGLAGAGASVVPASRTREDVETVAETIREAGGEAHAGTVDVTDEDSVAALFDEAVDAFGGVDVVVNNAGVNPDPALGPPERVDLEDGFDFTVDVNLRGAFACAQASADLLADGGGSLINVASVGGLVGLPRQHPYVASKHGLVGLTKSMALDWAPEVRVNAIAPGYVATDLIEEAMDDEDLRQSLLDRTPLNRFADPDEIAGPAVFLASDAASYVTGSVLSVDGGWTSR; encoded by the coding sequence ATGCACGACGAGTTCGACCTCTCCGGACGTGTCGCAGTCGTAACCGGCGGAAGCCGCGGTATCGGGCGCGCGATCGCGGAAGGACTGGCCGGTGCCGGGGCGTCTGTCGTTCCCGCGTCCCGCACTCGCGAGGACGTGGAGACCGTCGCGGAGACGATCCGCGAGGCCGGCGGCGAGGCCCACGCCGGGACGGTGGACGTGACCGACGAGGACAGCGTCGCGGCCCTCTTCGACGAGGCGGTCGACGCCTTCGGTGGCGTCGACGTCGTCGTCAACAACGCCGGCGTCAACCCGGACCCGGCTCTGGGTCCGCCGGAGCGCGTCGACCTCGAGGACGGGTTCGACTTCACGGTCGACGTGAACCTCCGCGGGGCGTTCGCCTGCGCGCAGGCCAGCGCGGACCTCCTCGCCGACGGCGGCGGTAGCCTGATCAACGTCGCCAGCGTCGGCGGGCTGGTCGGACTCCCCCGGCAGCACCCCTACGTCGCCTCCAAACACGGGCTGGTGGGCCTGACCAAGAGCATGGCGCTGGACTGGGCCCCCGAGGTCCGGGTCAACGCCATCGCGCCTGGCTACGTCGCGACCGACCTCATCGAGGAGGCGATGGACGACGAGGACCTCCGCCAGTCGTTGCTCGACCGGACTCCCCTGAACCGCTTCGCCGACCCCGACGAGATCGCCGGTCCCGCTGTGTTCCTCGCCAGCGACGCCGCCAGCTACGTCACCGGCTCGGTGCTATCGGTCGACGGCGGCTGGACGAGTCGTTGA
- a CDS encoding deoxyribodipyrimidine photo-lyase has translation MRIHWHRRDLRGADNAGLRAAATATADDETPGVVPVFVFDRDVLAHAGPPRVAFMLDALASLREWYRERGSDLLVRHGDPREIIPAFADEFDADGVTWCADYSGLATERDAAVRQALAEEGVTRESVHDAVFHEPGAITTNEGEPYQVFTYFSKKWHDRPKPEPFDAPADALADVCDDEPLPSLTDLGFDEPEADVPPASPAAARERLTDFCDEDIYRYADRRDYPADDCTSRLSAHLKWGTIGIREVYEETEAAKFAVAEGSDEAESVREFQDQLAWREFYTQVLFYNPEVVTENYKDYERAIDWRDDPDALQAWKDGETGYPIVDAGMRQLREEAYMHNRVRMLVASFLTKDLLVDWRRGYDWFREKLVDHDTGNDNGGWQWAASTGTDAQPYFRIFNPTTQGERYDPDAEYIGTYVPELRGVDPDLIHDWPTLSTSQRRQVAPDYPAPIVDHGERRERAIEMFEHARGE, from the coding sequence ATGCGCATCCACTGGCACCGTCGGGACCTGCGCGGTGCGGACAACGCCGGCCTGCGAGCGGCCGCGACGGCCACAGCCGACGACGAGACGCCCGGCGTCGTCCCCGTGTTCGTCTTCGACCGCGACGTGCTGGCCCACGCCGGGCCACCTCGGGTGGCGTTCATGCTCGACGCGCTCGCCTCGCTCAGGGAGTGGTACCGCGAGCGCGGGAGCGACCTGCTCGTCCGACACGGCGACCCCCGCGAGATTATCCCCGCCTTCGCCGACGAGTTCGACGCCGACGGCGTCACCTGGTGTGCGGACTACTCCGGGCTGGCGACCGAACGCGACGCCGCGGTCCGGCAGGCGCTGGCCGAGGAGGGCGTGACCCGCGAGAGCGTCCACGACGCCGTCTTCCACGAACCCGGCGCGATCACCACCAACGAGGGCGAACCCTACCAGGTGTTCACCTACTTCTCGAAGAAGTGGCACGACCGCCCGAAGCCGGAGCCCTTCGACGCACCCGCCGACGCGCTCGCCGACGTGTGCGACGACGAACCGCTCCCCTCCCTCACGGATCTGGGGTTCGACGAGCCCGAGGCCGACGTGCCCCCGGCCAGTCCCGCGGCCGCACGCGAGCGACTCACCGACTTCTGTGACGAGGACATCTACCGCTACGCCGACCGCCGCGACTACCCCGCCGACGACTGCACGTCCCGGCTCTCGGCCCACCTCAAGTGGGGCACCATCGGCATCCGTGAGGTGTACGAGGAGACGGAAGCGGCGAAGTTCGCGGTAGCTGAGGGAAGCGACGAAGCCGAGTCGGTCCGGGAGTTCCAGGACCAGTTGGCCTGGCGGGAGTTCTACACGCAGGTCCTCTTCTACAATCCAGAGGTTGTCACGGAGAACTACAAGGACTACGAGCGAGCGATCGACTGGCGGGACGATCCCGACGCGTTGCAGGCGTGGAAGGACGGCGAGACGGGGTACCCCATCGTCGACGCGGGGATGCGCCAGTTGCGCGAAGAAGCGTACATGCACAACCGCGTGCGCATGCTCGTGGCTTCGTTCCTGACGAAGGACCTGCTCGTCGACTGGCGGCGGGGATACGACTGGTTCCGGGAGAAACTGGTCGACCACGACACGGGCAACGACAACGGCGGCTGGCAGTGGGCGGCCTCGACGGGGACCGACGCCCAGCCGTACTTCCGGATCTTCAACCCGACGACACAGGGGGAACGCTACGACCCCGACGCCGAGTACATCGGGACCTACGTCCCGGAACTCCGGGGGGTCGACCCGGACCTGATCCACGACTGGCCGACCCTCTCGACGAGCCAGCGCCGGCAGGTCGCACCGGACTATCCCGCCCCCATCGTGGATCACGGCGAGCGCCGGGAGCGGGCCATCGAGATGTTCGAACACGCGCGGGGCGAGTAG
- a CDS encoding histidine kinase N-terminal 7TM domain-containing protein, protein MAVSHVSFVLIWGTITAAAALTLVAWRQRPEPGATPFAVLMGAGTWWVVTSAIGLFTLDTGRRLLLHDLEWLALAVLPLAWLVFALEYTSREEYVSRRTLALLGAVPVVSVALLATNDVHHLLYAERTVTRYGDIALVDVSRGPWFWVYIAYAYALLATGSFHVVQLAVSSRSLYRGQAAALLVTVLAPWFGNLVYVTDYLPIVFLTGTDLSLTSFDPTPFTFVISGAAGLAALSQFRFLDAVPVSSRVARDSVVEGMDDGVIVVDDDDTVIDCNPRACEILDCTRKSAIEHPAADLLPAYTDLSDGETRTIEVERDDGVRYYELSETGLGTTVDGTAGHIVSIHDVTDRRNRVQQLDVLNRVLRHNLRNEMNVIYGYADRLDDGEAVDRIQEKAMRMVALGDKAREIDRILDDEETDDTIALSRVVDLEVERAREAYPEVTVEASLPESSAACNRPLGAVLRNLLENAAEHNDGPDPWVRVDARVEGDEAIVEVVDNGPGIPAEERSVLRTREETPLQHSSGLGLWLVAWGVDQLGGSITIAESGESGTTIRLEVPVMEGREPSPSE, encoded by the coding sequence ATGGCAGTCTCTCACGTATCGTTCGTACTCATCTGGGGGACGATCACGGCCGCCGCCGCGTTGACCCTCGTGGCGTGGCGACAGCGCCCGGAACCCGGCGCGACACCGTTCGCGGTTCTGATGGGTGCCGGGACGTGGTGGGTCGTCACCTCCGCGATCGGCCTGTTCACCCTCGACACCGGCCGTCGGCTGCTCCTGCACGATCTGGAGTGGCTCGCACTCGCCGTCCTGCCCCTGGCGTGGCTGGTGTTCGCGCTGGAGTACACCAGCCGCGAGGAGTACGTCTCCCGCCGAACGCTGGCACTGCTCGGCGCGGTCCCGGTTGTGTCGGTGGCCCTGCTGGCGACCAACGACGTACACCACCTGCTGTACGCCGAGCGGACAGTCACGCGGTACGGCGACATCGCACTGGTCGACGTGTCGCGGGGCCCCTGGTTCTGGGTGTACATCGCCTACGCGTACGCACTGCTGGCGACCGGCTCCTTCCACGTCGTCCAGCTCGCGGTGAGTAGCCGGTCGCTCTACCGCGGGCAGGCGGCAGCCCTGCTCGTGACCGTCCTCGCGCCGTGGTTCGGGAACCTGGTCTACGTCACGGACTACCTCCCGATCGTCTTCCTGACGGGGACGGACCTGTCGCTGACGAGTTTCGACCCGACGCCGTTCACGTTCGTCATCTCCGGCGCGGCGGGGCTGGCCGCGCTGTCGCAGTTCCGGTTTCTCGACGCCGTCCCCGTCTCCAGTCGCGTCGCCCGCGACTCCGTCGTCGAGGGCATGGACGACGGGGTGATCGTCGTCGACGACGACGACACCGTGATCGACTGCAATCCGCGCGCCTGCGAGATCCTCGACTGCACCCGGAAGTCCGCCATCGAACACCCGGCCGCGGACCTGCTCCCCGCGTACACAGACCTGAGCGACGGGGAGACACGGACCATCGAGGTCGAACGCGACGACGGCGTGCGGTACTACGAACTCAGCGAGACGGGCCTCGGGACGACGGTCGACGGGACGGCGGGCCACATCGTCTCGATCCACGACGTGACCGACCGGCGCAACCGCGTCCAGCAACTGGACGTGCTCAACCGGGTCCTCCGGCACAACCTCCGCAACGAGATGAACGTCATCTACGGCTACGCCGACCGCCTCGACGACGGCGAGGCCGTCGACCGCATCCAAGAGAAGGCCATGCGCATGGTCGCCCTGGGCGACAAGGCCCGCGAGATCGACCGCATCCTCGACGACGAGGAAACAGACGACACCATCGCCCTCTCACGAGTCGTGGACCTCGAAGTCGAACGCGCACGGGAGGCCTACCCCGAGGTGACCGTCGAGGCGTCACTCCCCGAGTCGTCGGCCGCCTGCAACCGCCCGCTGGGAGCCGTCCTCCGGAACCTGCTCGAAAACGCCGCCGAACACAACGACGGCCCCGATCCCTGGGTCCGGGTCGACGCCCGGGTCGAGGGCGACGAGGCGATCGTCGAGGTCGTGGACAACGGTCCCGGTATTCCGGCCGAGGAGCGGTCGGTCCTCCGGACCAGGGAGGAGACGCCGCTGCAACACTCCAGCGGACTGGGCCTGTGGCTCGTCGCCTGGGGCGTCGACCAACTGGGCGGGTCGATCACGATCGCGGAATCCGGCGAGTCGGGGACGACCATCCGCCTCGAAGTCCCGGTGATGGAGGGCCGAGAGCCGTCGCCGAGCGAGTGA
- the sod gene encoding superoxide dismutase, with translation MPERSNPELPPLPYDYDALEPSISEQVLEWHHDTHHQGYVNGLESAEETLAENRENGDFGSSGSAIRNVTHNGSGHYLHTLFWENMDPNGGGEPSGELADRIEEDFGSYEGWKGEFEAAASAAGGWALLVYDPVADQLRNLVVDKHDQGALWGSHPILALDVWEHSYYYDYGPDRGSFIDGFFDVVDWDNVAEQYEKALSQ, from the coding sequence ATGCCCGAGAGATCTAACCCCGAACTGCCACCGCTTCCGTACGACTACGACGCGCTCGAGCCGTCGATCAGCGAACAGGTGCTCGAATGGCATCACGACACCCACCACCAGGGCTACGTGAACGGCCTCGAAAGCGCCGAGGAGACCCTCGCCGAGAACCGTGAGAACGGTGACTTCGGGAGCTCCGGCAGCGCCATCCGCAACGTGACCCACAACGGGTCCGGTCACTATCTCCACACGCTGTTCTGGGAGAACATGGACCCCAACGGCGGCGGCGAGCCGTCCGGTGAACTCGCCGACCGCATCGAGGAGGACTTCGGCTCCTACGAGGGCTGGAAGGGCGAGTTCGAGGCCGCAGCGTCCGCCGCCGGTGGCTGGGCGCTCCTGGTCTACGACCCGGTCGCCGACCAGCTGCGCAACCTCGTCGTCGACAAGCACGACCAGGGCGCGCTGTGGGGCTCGCACCCGATCCTGGCCCTGGACGTCTGGGAGCACTCCTACTACTACGACTACGGTCCGGACCGCGGCAGCTTCATCGACGGCTTCTTCGACGTCGTCGACTGGGACAACGTCGCCGAGCAGTACGAGAAGGCCCTCTCGCAGTAG
- a CDS encoding histidine kinase N-terminal 7TM domain-containing protein — MSPEVTFSTLSFVRLAVIVVTVSLGYVTVRYRSEPGATPLLAMLAAIFVWQVGDIMAARSPGLAQSLFWGNVVYTTVPVLVTAFFVFVLVYTGQDEYVTPKAMGLLAVEPVVFVTAVWTNGYHGLFLSNPVVTEATYWGIDFSHGPMFYVHVVYAYGLVLVALALLVRLLREHQTLHPRQVYAVIVGGLAPFVADLLYQLRIFPVDLSPIAFTFTALALTAALFQYKLLSASPATQRSIAENIRDGLFVLDGDDEFVEINSVARRQLGLGDDPVVGRSVASVLDHVPDFYDAFEAAADGSQEVQVDIGEKTRFYRVQVTVLRDHRNEAIGRQCLVSDLTDLKYHETELKRQNEQLDQFASVVSHDLRNPLNVASGRVELARNTGDLEHLDHVTDALDRMERIVNDVLALARDGKTIDDPESVSLESVAQAAWTQVETGDSELVVESDRTLRSDRDRLQRLLENLFRNAVEHNETAVTVTVSADGDGFYVVDDGKGIPADKREEVFEHGYSEREGGTGFGLAIVRSIAEAHGWTVTAAESDTGARFEFTTARAGVEQAAATPSAD, encoded by the coding sequence GTGTCTCCGGAGGTGACCTTCTCGACGCTCTCGTTCGTCCGCCTCGCGGTCATCGTCGTCACCGTGTCGCTCGGGTACGTCACCGTCCGGTACCGATCCGAGCCCGGCGCGACCCCGCTTCTCGCCATGCTCGCGGCCATCTTCGTCTGGCAGGTCGGCGATATCATGGCCGCTCGCAGTCCGGGTCTGGCGCAGTCGCTGTTCTGGGGGAACGTGGTGTACACCACGGTCCCCGTTCTCGTGACCGCCTTCTTCGTGTTCGTCCTCGTCTACACGGGCCAGGACGAGTACGTCACCCCGAAAGCGATGGGGCTGCTGGCCGTCGAGCCGGTGGTGTTCGTCACCGCCGTCTGGACGAACGGCTACCACGGGCTCTTTCTCTCGAATCCAGTGGTGACCGAGGCGACCTACTGGGGTATCGACTTCTCGCACGGGCCGATGTTCTACGTCCACGTCGTCTACGCCTACGGACTGGTGCTGGTGGCGCTCGCCCTGCTCGTCCGCCTGCTTCGGGAGCACCAGACGCTGCACCCGCGGCAGGTGTACGCCGTCATCGTCGGCGGACTGGCACCGTTCGTCGCCGACCTCCTCTACCAGCTCCGCATCTTTCCCGTCGACCTCTCGCCGATCGCGTTCACGTTCACCGCCCTCGCGCTCACCGCCGCCCTCTTCCAGTACAAACTGCTCAGCGCCTCGCCGGCGACCCAGCGGAGCATCGCCGAGAACATCCGCGACGGACTGTTCGTCCTCGACGGCGACGACGAGTTCGTCGAGATAAACAGCGTCGCCCGCCGGCAACTCGGACTCGGCGACGACCCCGTCGTCGGCAGGTCCGTCGCGTCGGTCCTCGATCACGTCCCAGACTTCTACGACGCCTTCGAAGCCGCCGCCGACGGCTCTCAGGAGGTGCAGGTCGACATCGGAGAGAAGACGCGATTCTATCGGGTGCAGGTCACCGTCCTCCGGGACCACCGGAACGAGGCAATCGGCCGGCAGTGTCTCGTCAGTGATCTCACCGACCTCAAATACCACGAGACGGAACTGAAACGCCAGAACGAGCAACTCGACCAGTTCGCCTCCGTCGTCTCCCACGACCTCCGGAATCCCCTCAACGTGGCCAGCGGTCGCGTCGAACTCGCGCGCAATACCGGCGACCTCGAACACCTCGACCACGTCACGGACGCGCTCGACCGGATGGAGCGCATCGTCAACGACGTGCTCGCGCTCGCCCGGGACGGCAAGACCATCGACGACCCCGAATCCGTCTCCCTCGAATCCGTCGCACAGGCGGCGTGGACCCAGGTCGAAACCGGTGATTCCGAACTGGTGGTCGAGAGCGACCGCACGCTCCGTTCCGACCGCGACCGCTTGCAGCGACTCCTGGAGAACCTCTTCCGGAACGCTGTCGAGCACAACGAGACGGCCGTCACCGTCACCGTCAGCGCGGACGGCGACGGGTTCTACGTCGTCGACGACGGGAAGGGAATCCCAGCGGACAAACGCGAGGAGGTGTTCGAGCACGGCTACAGCGAACGCGAGGGCGGGACCGGGTTCGGGCTGGCCATCGTCCGGAGCATCGCGGAGGCCCACGGCTGGACGGTCACGGCGGCCGAGAGCGACACCGGCGCGCGCTTCGAGTTCACGACCGCTCGGGCTGGCGTCGAGCAGGCGGCGGCGACCCCATCGGCCGACTGA
- a CDS encoding alpha-hydroxy-acid oxidizing protein, which yields MPESDRFGDDRVNDIYRRGMLDDETTDFPVSYADLRDAAHEAMSDEGRAYVHGGAGSDETFERNKDFSPWRIVPKMLRGVESRDLSTEIAGVDFDVPIALTPLGVQSLLHESAEIGTAQGAAEMDVPLVLSSLSTEPMEDVAEALGDTPKMFQFYWSSDDAIAKSFLDRAEQAGYDAIVVTVDAPILGWRERLIERGYYPFLEGEGVGNYFSDPEFRSQLDQPPEDDPAAAVEHFLDVFGDSSLTWEDLQFVHDNTDLPVLIKGILDPEDARLAIEHGADGIGVSTHGGRQVDGSISAIEALPSVAEEVDGEVPITFDSGVRRASDAFKAIGLGADAVLLGRPYAYALAAGGAEGVETYLRNFVAEFDLTMGLSGCRSVDEITRDHLRHESELY from the coding sequence ATGCCAGAATCCGATCGGTTCGGCGACGACCGTGTCAACGACATCTATCGGCGCGGGATGCTGGACGACGAAACCACGGATTTCCCCGTCTCCTACGCGGACCTCCGGGACGCCGCCCACGAAGCCATGAGCGACGAGGGCCGGGCCTACGTCCACGGCGGCGCGGGGAGCGACGAGACCTTCGAGCGCAACAAGGACTTCTCGCCGTGGCGGATCGTCCCCAAGATGCTGCGTGGCGTCGAGTCCCGGGACCTCTCGACGGAGATCGCGGGCGTCGACTTCGACGTGCCCATCGCACTGACGCCCCTCGGTGTGCAGTCGCTGCTCCACGAGTCCGCCGAGATCGGCACCGCACAGGGTGCCGCCGAGATGGACGTCCCCCTCGTGTTGAGTTCCCTCTCGACGGAACCGATGGAGGACGTGGCCGAGGCACTGGGCGATACCCCGAAGATGTTCCAGTTCTACTGGTCCTCGGACGACGCCATCGCCAAGAGCTTCCTCGACCGTGCGGAGCAGGCCGGGTACGACGCCATCGTCGTCACCGTCGACGCGCCCATCCTCGGCTGGCGCGAACGGCTCATCGAACGCGGCTACTACCCCTTCCTCGAAGGCGAGGGCGTGGGCAACTACTTCTCCGATCCGGAGTTCCGCTCCCAGCTCGACCAGCCGCCGGAGGACGACCCCGCCGCGGCGGTCGAACACTTCCTCGACGTCTTCGGCGACTCCAGCCTCACGTGGGAGGACCTCCAGTTCGTCCACGACAACACCGACCTGCCCGTCCTCATCAAGGGCATCCTCGACCCCGAGGACGCGCGGCTGGCCATCGAACACGGCGCGGACGGAATCGGCGTCTCGACCCACGGCGGCCGGCAGGTCGACGGCTCCATCTCGGCAATCGAGGCGCTGCCTTCGGTCGCCGAGGAGGTCGACGGCGAGGTGCCGATCACCTTCGACAGCGGCGTCCGGCGAGCTTCGGACGCGTTCAAGGCCATCGGCCTCGGCGCCGACGCCGTGTTGCTGGGCCGGCCCTACGCCTACGCGCTGGCCGCCGGCGGAGCCGAGGGCGTCGAGACCTACCTGCGGAACTTCGTCGCGGAGTTCGACCTGACGATGGGGCTGTCGGGCTGTCGGAGCGTCGACGAGATCACCCGGGACCACCTGCGGCACGAGTCCGAGTTGTACTGA
- a CDS encoding branched-chain amino acid ABC transporter permease: MTILVQAAMISALYALIAIGFTLIFGVGGVLNLAHGATITMGAFSAYYAGQLGLGIPAAVLASVAIPALFAGALYLGMVKRLEDEPIMVMITTLVVSVVIEQAIMVFEGTTSRSLPRLIEGQFSIAGATFQNLLGVMFVVSWLIIGLLFLFVNYTKTGKGILAVSMSHKGASLVGIRSSRINLITWIIAGAFAGIAGLFLGSWLTASYAMGQAQLVLSFSIVVVGGIGSIRGSVVGAYLIGFLEIATTNLISASLQGLAPLAVLVVVLLVKPEGLFGREFAE; this comes from the coding sequence TTGACAATCCTCGTACAGGCGGCGATGATCAGCGCCCTGTACGCGTTGATCGCCATCGGATTTACCCTCATCTTCGGCGTCGGGGGTGTCCTGAACCTCGCCCACGGGGCCACGATCACGATGGGCGCCTTCTCGGCGTACTACGCCGGACAGCTCGGCCTCGGGATTCCGGCGGCCGTCCTCGCCTCGGTCGCGATTCCGGCGTTGTTCGCCGGGGCGCTCTACCTCGGGATGGTCAAACGCCTCGAAGACGAACCGATCATGGTGATGATCACCACGCTCGTGGTGAGCGTCGTCATCGAACAGGCCATCATGGTGTTCGAGGGGACGACCAGCAGGTCGCTCCCCCGGCTCATCGAGGGACAGTTCTCGATCGCCGGCGCGACGTTCCAGAACCTGCTCGGCGTGATGTTCGTCGTCTCCTGGCTCATCATCGGCCTGTTGTTCCTGTTCGTCAACTACACCAAGACCGGCAAAGGCATCCTCGCGGTCAGTATGAGCCACAAAGGGGCGTCCCTCGTGGGAATCCGGAGCAGCCGGATCAATCTGATCACCTGGATCATCGCGGGCGCGTTCGCCGGTATCGCCGGCCTGTTCCTCGGATCCTGGCTGACCGCCAGTTACGCGATGGGGCAGGCACAGCTCGTGCTCTCCTTCTCCATCGTCGTCGTGGGTGGGATCGGCTCGATCCGGGGCAGCGTCGTCGGCGCGTACCTCATCGGCTTCCTCGAGATCGCCACGACGAACCTAATCTCGGCCAGTTTGCAGGGACTCGCACCACTGGCCGTTCTGGTGGTCGTACTGCTCGTGAAACCGGAAGGCCTCTTCGGCCGGGAGTTCGCGGAGTGA
- a CDS encoding ABC transporter substrate-binding protein yields MVNDGSSSGAGDANGSEELGSEYNGNKRRIDRRRFLQAAGVGAAATGFAGCLGGGPSEQSEGIPSEVTVGVLAPAPENNPIGASIANSAELAASHLEDNDELLSGVDSVNVSIKNTEESPQTGRQRYRELTLDEGAHMTTGVFTSEVLLQLMDPISQQQTVHMTTGAATPEASKQVHEEYDKYKYHFRTGPVNGYHLGQNMVDFLGAKGSDLGWDSVALLVEDYEWTNPVQRAIDDHIGDLDVEVAMEQRYASGTENFGPIYDNVEQSGADAAFVAMAHTGTPAIVQWARDQRPFEFGGIHVLSQLPSYYEQTGGACGYTITQNTATPQSELTDKTLDYVEAFNDANDSYPVYTGYITYDAVMQWANVVTERETVNADEVVTGLEESSYTGTAGSLDYYGPDHEYAHDIMYNFSPDTRPEEGVNPVFQQWREGDGTGSQEVLHPSYVSSTDYEAPPWV; encoded by the coding sequence ATGGTTAACGATGGAAGTAGTAGCGGTGCAGGAGACGCCAATGGTAGCGAAGAATTGGGGAGCGAATACAATGGAAATAAACGCCGAATCGATCGTCGTCGGTTCCTGCAGGCGGCCGGTGTTGGGGCGGCCGCGACGGGCTTCGCGGGTTGTCTCGGCGGTGGCCCAAGTGAGCAGTCCGAAGGGATTCCAAGCGAAGTCACGGTCGGCGTTCTCGCGCCGGCACCGGAGAACAACCCGATCGGCGCGTCGATCGCCAACTCGGCGGAACTGGCTGCCAGCCACCTCGAGGACAATGACGAACTGCTGAGCGGGGTCGACTCGGTCAACGTCTCGATCAAGAACACCGAGGAGAGTCCCCAGACGGGTCGGCAGCGCTACCGTGAACTGACTCTGGACGAGGGCGCCCACATGACGACGGGGGTGTTCACGAGCGAAGTACTCCTCCAGTTGATGGACCCGATATCCCAACAGCAAACGGTCCACATGACGACCGGCGCGGCGACGCCCGAGGCGAGCAAGCAGGTCCACGAGGAGTACGACAAGTACAAGTATCACTTCCGGACCGGCCCGGTCAACGGCTATCATCTGGGCCAGAACATGGTCGACTTCCTCGGGGCCAAGGGGAGCGACCTCGGCTGGGACTCGGTGGCGCTACTGGTCGAGGACTACGAGTGGACCAACCCGGTCCAGCGGGCCATCGACGACCACATCGGCGACCTCGACGTCGAGGTCGCGATGGAACAGCGCTACGCCTCCGGGACGGAGAACTTCGGTCCGATCTACGACAACGTCGAGCAGTCGGGCGCGGACGCGGCCTTCGTCGCGATGGCACACACCGGGACGCCCGCCATCGTCCAGTGGGCGCGTGACCAGCGGCCCTTCGAGTTCGGCGGTATCCACGTTCTCTCACAGCTGCCATCCTACTACGAGCAGACCGGCGGTGCCTGTGGCTACACGATCACCCAGAACACGGCGACGCCACAGAGCGAACTCACGGACAAGACTCTGGACTACGTGGAGGCCTTCAACGACGCCAACGACAGCTACCCGGTCTACACCGGCTACATCACCTACGACGCGGTGATGCAGTGGGCGAACGTCGTCACCGAGCGCGAAACGGTCAACGCCGACGAGGTCGTCACGGGGCTCGAAGAGAGTTCTTACACGGGCACTGCGGGCAGCCTCGACTACTACGGACCCGATCACGAGTACGCCCACGACATCATGTACAACTTCTCGCCCGATACGCGGCCCGAAGAGGGTGTCAACCCGGTCTTCCAGCAGTGGCGCGAGGGAGACGGCACCGGTTCGCAGGAAGTCCTGCACCCAAGCTACGTCTCGTCGACGGACTACGAAGCACCGCCCTGGGTGTAA